The following proteins are encoded in a genomic region of Brachyspira pilosicoli:
- the ribD gene encoding bifunctional diaminohydroxyphosphoribosylaminopyrimidine deaminase/5-amino-6-(5-phosphoribosylamino)uracil reductase RibD yields MHEKYMRMAIEEAKKGEGFTSPNPLVGAVIVKENKVIGIGYHKKYGENHAEINAFLDAKERGEDVEGSSIYVTLEPCSHYGKTPPCADAIIKNKLKKVIIGCVDSNPKVAGGGIKKLKDAGIEVVVNVLEEECRKLNEVFFYYIANKRPFVVMKYAMTMDGKIATVSGKSKWITSEKTREHSHRFRNKYSAIMVGINTVIEDNPMLNCRLPNTKNPIRIILDSSLKIDLGSNICKTAKDIKTFIVTVSDDDKKIKELESLGLEIIKTESDNGRVNLKDLMRILGEEKDIDSVYVEGGASLHASLLKEKLVNKALIYIAPKIFGGFEAKSPIGGEGIEEPDNAIRLVGNSITKIEDDLFLEYYLKY; encoded by the coding sequence ATGCATGAAAAATATATGAGAATGGCTATAGAGGAGGCAAAAAAAGGAGAGGGTTTTACTAGTCCTAATCCTTTAGTTGGTGCTGTTATAGTGAAAGAGAATAAAGTTATAGGAATTGGGTATCATAAAAAATATGGTGAGAATCATGCTGAGATTAATGCTTTTTTGGATGCAAAAGAAAGAGGAGAAGATGTCGAGGGTTCTTCAATATATGTAACTTTAGAGCCTTGTTCGCATTATGGAAAAACACCTCCTTGTGCTGATGCTATTATAAAAAACAAATTAAAAAAAGTTATTATAGGCTGTGTGGATTCTAATCCTAAGGTTGCGGGTGGCGGCATAAAAAAATTAAAAGATGCTGGAATTGAGGTTGTAGTGAATGTACTTGAAGAAGAGTGCAGAAAGTTAAATGAAGTTTTTTTCTATTATATAGCTAATAAAAGACCTTTTGTTGTGATGAAATATGCTATGACCATGGACGGAAAAATTGCTACAGTGAGCGGCAAATCAAAATGGATAACTAGTGAAAAGACAAGAGAACATTCTCATAGGTTTAGAAATAAATATTCTGCTATAATGGTTGGAATAAACACTGTAATAGAAGATAACCCTATGCTTAATTGCAGGCTTCCAAACACTAAAAACCCTATAAGAATAATTTTGGATAGTTCTCTAAAAATAGATTTGGGCTCTAATATTTGTAAAACAGCAAAAGATATAAAAACTTTTATAGTAACTGTGAGTGACGATGATAAAAAAATAAAAGAGCTTGAGAGTTTAGGGTTAGAGATAATAAAAACAGAAAGTGATAATGGAAGAGTGAACTTAAAAGATTTGATGAGAATACTCGGAGAAGAGAAAGATATAGACAGTGTGTATGTTGAGGGTGGTGCGAGTTTGCATGCAAGTTTATTAAAAGAAAAGTTAGTAAATAAGGCTTTAATTTATATAGCACCAAAGATATTTGGCGGTTTTGAGGCAAAAAGCCCTATAGGAGGCGAAGGAATAGAAGAGCCTGATAACGCTATTAGGCTTGTTGGAAATAGTATAACAAAGATAGAGGACGACTTATTTTTGGAGTATTATTTAAAATATTAA
- a CDS encoding riboflavin synthase, whose amino-acid sequence MFTGIVEEIGTVKSVQSKVITIEANKIFDDLHLGDSVAVNGTCLTVSSFDNKIFNADVTQETLNRTNLGSLKNGSKVNLERAMTLSGRFGGHIVSGHIDGVGSIKSMKKDDNAIILTIEVPKHLMKYIVEKGSVAVDGISLTVASLTDNTFSISIIPHTLKETVLYYKKEGDKVNIENDVIGKYVERLLTFKEDNDSKKSNITMEFLLKNGF is encoded by the coding sequence ATGTTTACTGGTATAGTTGAAGAGATAGGAACTGTTAAATCGGTACAAAGCAAAGTGATTACAATAGAAGCAAACAAAATATTTGATGATTTGCATTTGGGTGATAGTGTTGCTGTTAATGGTACTTGTTTAACTGTGTCTAGTTTTGATAATAAAATATTTAATGCAGATGTTACTCAAGAGACTTTAAACCGCACTAATTTGGGAAGTTTAAAAAATGGAAGCAAAGTTAATCTTGAAAGGGCTATGACTTTAAGCGGAAGATTTGGAGGGCATATAGTAAGCGGACATATTGACGGAGTGGGAAGCATTAAGTCTATGAAGAAAGATGACAATGCTATAATACTTACTATTGAAGTGCCTAAACATTTAATGAAGTACATTGTAGAAAAAGGTTCTGTTGCTGTTGATGGTATAAGTTTAACAGTGGCAAGTTTAACTGATAATACTTTTTCTATCTCCATTATTCCGCATACATTAAAAGAGACTGTATTATATTATAAAAAAGAAGGTGATAAAGTTAATATTGAAAATGATGTTATAGGCAAATATGTTGAAAGGCTTTTAACATTTAAAGAAGACAATGATAGCAAAAAATCTAATATCACAATGGAGTTTTTGCTAAAAAATGGTTTTTAA
- a CDS encoding bifunctional 3,4-dihydroxy-2-butanone-4-phosphate synthase/GTP cyclohydrolase II, translated as MKNVYSTIDEALEDLRNGKIIIVSDDEDRENEGDLICAAEFATTENINFMATYAKGLICMPMSKEITNKLNLNQMVTKNTDNHETAFTVSIDHIDTTTGISAVERSITALKVVDENSKPEDFRRPGHMFPLLAKEGGVLVRMGHTEATVDLMRLAGLKECGLCCEIMKDDGDMMRKNDLIEFSKKHNLKMITVSALIDYRKKNEDLMELYAKAKMPTKYGEFEILTFVNKITKQHHVVLTMGDISDGEDVLCRVHSECLTGDALGSRRCDCGEQYNYAMRAIAEEGRGIMVYMRQEGRGIGLVNKLKAYELQDKGLDTVDANRALGFRDDMREYYEAYQMLKKLGIKSVRIMTNNPEKIKHLENYGLEIEERIPIQIEATEYDLFYLQTKKERMGHILD; from the coding sequence ATGAAAAATGTTTACAGCACTATTGATGAGGCTTTAGAAGATTTAAGAAACGGTAAGATTATAATTGTTTCTGATGATGAAGATAGAGAAAACGAAGGCGATTTAATCTGTGCGGCAGAGTTTGCTACTACAGAAAATATTAACTTTATGGCTACTTATGCTAAGGGATTAATATGCATGCCTATGAGCAAAGAGATTACAAACAAGTTAAACTTAAATCAAATGGTTACAAAAAATACTGATAATCATGAAACAGCTTTCACAGTATCTATTGACCATATTGATACTACTACAGGAATATCTGCAGTTGAGAGGTCTATCACAGCTTTAAAAGTAGTTGATGAGAATTCTAAACCAGAAGATTTTAGACGCCCTGGTCACATGTTTCCTTTACTTGCAAAAGAAGGCGGAGTGTTGGTGAGAATGGGGCACACTGAAGCTACTGTTGATTTGATGAGATTAGCAGGTTTAAAAGAATGCGGTTTATGCTGCGAGATTATGAAAGATGACGGCGATATGATGAGAAAAAATGATTTAATAGAATTCTCTAAAAAACATAATCTTAAAATGATAACAGTATCTGCTTTAATAGACTATAGAAAGAAAAATGAAGATTTGATGGAGCTTTATGCTAAGGCTAAAATGCCTACAAAATACGGCGAGTTTGAAATATTAACTTTCGTAAACAAAATAACAAAACAGCATCATGTTGTGCTTACTATGGGAGATATCAGCGACGGTGAAGATGTTTTATGTAGGGTGCATTCAGAATGTTTAACAGGCGATGCATTAGGCTCAAGAAGATGCGATTGCGGAGAGCAGTATAATTATGCTATGCGTGCTATTGCTGAAGAAGGCAGAGGTATAATGGTTTATATGCGTCAAGAGGGCAGAGGAATAGGACTTGTTAATAAATTAAAAGCTTATGAGCTTCAAGATAAAGGGCTTGATACAGTTGATGCTAATAGGGCTTTGGGTTTTAGAGACGATATGCGTGAATATTATGAGGCTTATCAGATGCTAAAAAAATTAGGTATTAAGAGTGTGAGAATAATGACTAATAACCCAGAGAAAATAAAACATTTAGAAAATTACGGACTTGAAATAGAAGAGAGAATACCTATACAGATAGAAGCAACAGAGTACGATTTATTTTATTTGCAAACTAAGAAAGAAAGGATGGGACACATTCTTGATTAA
- the ribE gene encoding 6,7-dimethyl-8-ribityllumazine synthase, giving the protein MKTFEGKLVSEKKIKIGIVCARFNEFIVSKLLGGALDALSRHDIKDDDITVAWVPGAFEIPLIASKMAKSKKYDAVICLGAVIRGSTTHYDYVCAEVSKGIANVSLNSDIPVMFGVLTTENIEQAIERAGTKAGNKGFDSAMGAIEMVNLIREIEK; this is encoded by the coding sequence ATGAAAACTTTTGAAGGAAAACTCGTTAGCGAGAAAAAAATTAAAATTGGTATAGTATGTGCAAGATTCAATGAATTTATTGTCTCTAAACTTTTGGGGGGAGCTTTGGACGCTTTATCCCGTCATGATATTAAAGACGATGATATTACAGTAGCTTGGGTGCCAGGTGCCTTTGAAATACCTCTAATAGCTTCTAAAATGGCTAAATCAAAAAAATATGATGCTGTTATATGTTTAGGTGCTGTTATAAGAGGTTCTACTACTCATTATGATTATGTTTGTGCCGAAGTATCTAAAGGTATTGCTAATGTTTCGCTTAATTCTGATATACCTGTAATGTTTGGTGTGCTTACTACTGAAAACATAGAGCAGGCTATTGAAAGAGCTGGCACTAAGGCAGGAAACAAGGGATTTGATTCTGCTATGGGTGCTATTGAGATGGTTAATTTAATAAGAGAAATAGAGAAATAA
- a CDS encoding NAD(P)-dependent alcohol dehydrogenase: MKGYAMLKIGQSGWIEKERPACGPTDALVKPLAVAICTSDVHTLWEGAIGERHNMILGHEACGEVVEVGSLVKDFKPGDKVLIPAITPDWNSVEAQAGYSMHSGGMLAGWKFSNFKDGVFGEVFHVNDADGNLALLPKNIDPVDACMLSDMVPTGFHGAELADVQYGDSVLVIGIGPVGLMGVAGAALRGASRIIAVGTRPNCVEAAKKYGAEEFISYKNGPIDEQVLKMTNGKGVDKVIIAGGGVETFAEAVRSLKAGGKIGNVNYLGKGDYIQIPRVEWGVGMGHKAILGGLMPGGRLRMEKLGSLVSSGKLNVHHLVSHVFDGWDNLEKALFMMRDKPADLIKPVVRIEK, encoded by the coding sequence ATGAAAGGTTACGCTATGTTAAAAATAGGTCAATCAGGCTGGATTGAAAAAGAAAGACCTGCTTGCGGACCTACAGACGCACTTGTAAAACCTTTAGCTGTAGCTATATGTACTTCTGATGTTCACACATTATGGGAAGGAGCTATAGGCGAAAGACATAACATGATATTAGGTCATGAAGCTTGCGGTGAAGTTGTAGAAGTTGGAAGCTTAGTAAAAGACTTTAAACCTGGCGATAAAGTATTAATTCCTGCTATTACTCCTGATTGGAATAGTGTAGAAGCTCAAGCTGGTTATTCTATGCATTCAGGCGGTATGCTTGCTGGCTGGAAATTCTCTAACTTTAAAGACGGTGTATTTGGCGAAGTATTCCATGTTAATGATGCTGATGGTAACTTAGCTCTTTTACCTAAAAATATTGACCCTGTAGATGCTTGTATGCTTTCTGACATGGTGCCTACTGGTTTTCATGGTGCTGAGCTTGCTGATGTACAATATGGGGATAGTGTACTTGTTATAGGTATTGGACCTGTTGGACTTATGGGGGTAGCTGGTGCTGCTTTAAGAGGAGCTTCAAGGATTATTGCTGTGGGTACTAGACCTAATTGTGTTGAGGCTGCTAAGAAATATGGTGCTGAAGAGTTCATTAGCTATAAAAATGGTCCTATAGATGAACAAGTTCTTAAAATGACTAATGGAAAAGGCGTTGATAAAGTTATTATTGCTGGCGGTGGTGTTGAAACTTTTGCTGAGGCTGTTCGTTCACTAAAAGCTGGCGGTAAAATCGGTAACGTTAACTATTTAGGTAAAGGCGATTATATACAAATACCTAGAGTTGAATGGGGTGTTGGTATGGGTCATAAAGCTATACTTGGCGGACTTATGCCTGGCGGAAGACTTAGAATGGAAAAACTTGGTTCTTTAGTTTCTTCTGGAAAATTAAATGTACATCATCTTGTTTCTCATGTATTTGATGGTTGGGATAATCTTGAAAAAGCTTTATTTATGATGAGAGATAAACCTGCTGATTTAATTAAACCTGTAGTAAGAATCGAAAAATAA
- a CDS encoding DUF4234 domain-containing protein, with protein MKNENIKSVPMLVILSVVTCGIYYLYWLYKTTDSIKNFMDNAEINPTLELILCLFIPFYQLYWFYKYSKIIYKDMTSKVGMDNTEDASVLLLVLSFFGLGIVSAAIIQDKLNSIYSKMGTDNITSQAN; from the coding sequence ATGAAAAACGAAAATATTAAATCAGTTCCAATGTTAGTAATATTAAGTGTTGTAACATGCGGAATATATTATTTGTATTGGTTATATAAAACCACAGATTCTATAAAAAACTTTATGGATAATGCAGAAATAAATCCAACATTAGAATTAATATTATGCTTATTTATACCATTCTATCAATTATACTGGTTCTATAAATATTCTAAAATAATATATAAAGATATGACTTCAAAAGTAGGCATGGATAATACAGAAGATGCTTCCGTTTTACTTCTTGTACTTTCATTTTTCGGTTTAGGTATAGTTTCAGCTGCTATAATACAAGATAAATTGAATAGTATATACTCAAAAATGGGAACTGATAATATAACTTCTCAAGCTAATTGA